One stretch of Rattus norvegicus strain BN/NHsdMcwi chromosome 12, GRCr8, whole genome shotgun sequence DNA includes these proteins:
- the Ralbp1l1 gene encoding LOW QUALITY PROTEIN: uncharacterized protein Ralbp1l1 (The sequence of the model RefSeq protein was modified relative to this genomic sequence to represent the inferred CDS: inserted 1 base in 1 codon), whose translation MDTTKEEDVGEENRTVVCQGAAVIQRGWKRKKQYLTLFNDILVVSSKLNKKFKIKHVIPLAYLWIGDEVDAFRSDNTAASKSIYLYWPMGHVVATFRSMEQTIWWYFFLQRSIREAKKHNKMGLPMQIFTEDIAGCDTPLYVTATNFDVVNDIISKLLPMIRKHNIEDYQLWFCPGPGKAPRVLQGHEYPHDIRMINIQKNFSSRDLRNFTAFCSLHGVIMKYLNADVHGKFILKPRNSARSQQQNNMKEKTFKKQRTSMTSQLDRGSVPHQDQVCTTPPVKKGRKLFGRELSSICQDGILPAAILDMLYLLKKKGPTTTGVFLEPPSITLWQTVKDKLDSEEEVDMNKQSVNVVAWIFKDFLQNIEGSLMTSKLYDEWIRVPEKVNDEEKLAAVQSLLDKMPPENAALLRQLFCILYEIKSNCSVNEMSSYHLSVGLAPCLLFVPSFCNNGVTNDIGKKISLVEFMIENSTKVFGEDLAAVGLGTSLYHPPGGKSSCSQNNATNIGNIKETEHGLSSCPIGRTCTPGYNTLPKSPAASLPYEGLIDSQKHEGIVYTNPTVTSINPPQAKQKCLFGKSLSGLLEDKTLPTPKLGFSMTESFLHPTSSPSEHRRAEHGSGLTWTPSSEEISPTKFPGLYRTGEPLPPHDILHEPPDIVSDDEKDHGKKKGKFKKKEKRTEGYAAFQEDSSGDEAENPSKMKRSKGIHVFKKPSFSKKKEKDFKIKEKPKEEKHKEEKHKEKKCKVLMAADVVKEWKEKKKKKKPTQESEVPQTDAPSLRPIFGVPLADAVERTMMYDGIRLPAVFRECVDYMEQHGMKCEGIYRGSGVKSKVDELKAAYDREESPNLEEYEPNTVASLLKQYLRDLPENLLTRELMPRFEEACGRTTETEKVQEFQRLLRELPEYNHLLLSWLIVHMDHIIAKEIETKMNIQNISLVLSPTVQISNRVLYVLFTHVQELFGTVVLKQVTRPLRWSNTATMPTLPETQTGIKEEIRRHEFLLNCLHRDLQRGIKDLSKEERLWEVQRILTALKRKLREAKRQECETKISQDIASLLKEDVSEEETSENEEDINILLAQENEILTEQEELLAMGQFLRSQIASEKEKVHCLRAEIAEIQSHQHGRSETEEHSSDSEYDSKDEEELQIILEDLQRQNEELEINNNHLNQAVSEEREAIVELRVQLRLLQMQGAKSEQQLQEEEPERQGDTGPLPCEGVPEVIAAKEQVKPSPSKDPKETXSELPRPCASYCKPESTACPARQRSVKALRDAHSCTRLTPCQAQVLGG comes from the exons TTCCATGGAACAGACCATTTGGTggtatttctttctacaaag ATCCATTCGTGAAGCCAAGAAACACAACAAAATGGGACTTCCCATGCAGATATTCACTGAGGACATTGCAGGCTGTGACACT CCTCTGTATGTAACAGCAACAAACTTTGATGTGGTAAATGACATAATCAGCAAGTTACTACCAATGATAAGAAAGCAT AACATTGAAGATTACCAACTGTGGTTCTGTCCTGGCCCTGGGAAAGCTCCAAGAGTACTCCAAG GGCATGAGTATCCACATGACATTAGaatgataaatattcaaaagaactTCAGTTCACGGGACTTAAGAAATTTTACAGCTTTCTGTTCCCTACATGGGGTAATCATGAAATACCTAAATGCTGATGTACATGGGAAATTCATCTTGAAGCCCAGAAACTCAGCAAGAAGCCAGCAGCAAAACA ATATGAAGGaaaaaacttttaagaaacaaagaacttcTATGACGTCGCAGTTGGACAGGGGCTCTGTGCCCCACCAGGACCAAGTATGCACCACCCCACCagttaaaaagggaagaaaactgtTTGGAAGAGAACTCAGTTCCATTTGTCAGGATGGCATCCTGCCCGCAGCAATTCTG GACATGCTGTACCTACTAAAAAAGAAAGGGCCCACAACCACGGGTGTCTTTTTAGAACCTCCGAGTATAACTTTGTGGCAAACAGTAAAGGACAAATTGGATTCGGAAGAGGAGGTGGATATGAACAAGCAATCAGTTAATGTAGTGGCGTGGATCTTTAAG GACTTCCTCCAAAACATCGAGGGAAGTCTAATGACTTCAAAACTATATGATGAGTGGATTCGTGTACCCGAAAAGGTCAATGATGAAGAGAAATTAGCCGCAGTGCAGAG TCTTTTAGATAAAATGCCACCTGAAAATGCGGCTCTTCTGAGGCAACTTTTttgtatattatatgaaattaaaagtaaCTGTTCTGTTAATGAAATGTCTTCTTACCACCTATCTGTTGGGTTAGCCCCATGTCTCTTATTCGTGCCCAGCTTCTGCAATAATGGAGTGACAAATGATATTGGCAAAAAG atttctttagTAGAATTTATGATCGAAAATTCTACAAAAGTTTTTGGAGAAGACCTGGCTGCAGTGGGGCTTGGAACATCACTATATCATCCTCCTGGAGGAAAGTCCTCATGTTCCCAGAATAATGCAACAAATATTGGAAACATTAAGGAAACCGAACATGGACTTAGCAGCTGCCCCATTGGGAGAACATGCACTCCTGGCTATAATACACTGCCGAAAAGTCCAGCTGCTTCTCTTCCCTATGAAGGCCTTATAG attCACAAAAACACGAAGGCATTGTATATACTAACCCAACTGTAACATCTATTAATCCACCACAAGCAAAACAGAAATGTTTGTTTGGCAAATCTCTTTCGGGTCTTTTAGAAGACAAAACGTTGCCTACTCCAAAACTT ggcTTCAGCATGACCGAGTCCTTCCTGCACCCCACCAGCAGCCCTAGTGAACACCGCCGGGCCGAGCATGGCAGCGGGCTGACCTGGACTCCCAGCTCCGAGGAGATCAGCCCTACAAAATTTCCTGGATTGTACCGGACGGGTGAGCCTTTGCCTCCCCATGACATCCTCCACGAGCCTCCTGATATCGTGTCAGATGATGAGAAAGAccatggaaagaaaaaaggaaaatttaagaaaaaggagaaaaggactgaagggtACGCTGCCTTCCAGGAAGACAGCTCTGGAGATGAAGCTGAAAATCCTTCCAAGATGAAGAGGTCCAAGGGAATCCATGTGTTCAAAAAGCCCAGCTTctctaaaaagaaggaaaaggattttaaaatcaaagaaaagcccaaagaagaaaagcataaagaggaaaagcataaagaaaagaaatgtaaagtcTTGATGGCAGCCGATGTTGTTAAAgagtggaaggagaagaagaaaaagaaaaagccaactcaggagtcagaggtgcCTCAGACGGACGCCCCAAGTCTCAGACCCATTTTCGGCGTTCCCTTGGCTGACGCAGTAGAGAGGACCATGATGTATGACGGCATCCGGCTGCCAGCTGTCTTCCGAGAGTGCGTGGACTACATGGAGCAGCACGGCATGAAGTGTGAAGGCATCTACCGAGGGTCAGGAGTCAAATCAAAGGTAGATGAGCTGAAAGCAGCCTATGACCGAGAGGAGTCTCCAAACTTGGAAGAATATGAACCTAACACTGTAGCCAGCTTGCTGAAGCAGTATTTGAGAGACCTTCCCGAGAATTTGCTTACCAGAGAGCTTATGCCCCGATTTGAAGAGGCTTGTGGGAGGACCACAGAGACGGAGAAAGTGCAAGAGTTCCAGCGCTTGCTCAGGGAACTGCCCGAGTATAACCACCTTCTGCTTTCCTGGCTCATTGTGCACATGGACCACATCATTGCGAAGGAGATAGAAACCAAGATGAACATCCAGAACATCTCTCTAGTGCTGAGCCCAACTGTCCAGATCAGCAATCGGGTCCTGTATGTGCTTTTCACACATGTGCAAGAGCTCTTTGGCACCGTGGTCCTGAAGCAAGTAACAAGACCTCTGCGTTGGTCCAACACGGCCACAATGCCTACACTGCCAGAGACCCAAACAGGCatcaaggaagagatcaggagacatgaGTTCCTTTTGAACTGTTTACATCGAGATCTGCAGCGCGGGATAAAGGACTTATCTAAAGAAGAAAGATTATGGGAAGTACAGAGGATTCTGACTGCCCTCAAGAGAAAGCTGAGGGAAGCTAAAAGACAAGAGTGTGAGACCAAGATTTCCCAGGACATAGCCAGCCTTTTGAAAGAGGATGTTTCCGAAGAAGAAACGAGCGAAAATGAGGAGGACATAAATATCCTCCTTGCCCAGGAGAATGAGATCCTGACTGAGCAGGAGGAGCTCCTGGCCATGGGGCAGTTTCTGCGTAGTCAGATCGCCTCGGAGAAAGAAAAGGTCCACTGCCTCCGAGCTGAGATTGCGGAGATCCAGAGTCACCAGCATGGCCGCAGCGAGACAGAGGAGCACTCTTCTGACAGCGAGTACGACAGCAAGGATGAGGAGGAGCTGCAGATCATTCTGGAAGACTTACAGAGGCAGAATGAAGAGTTAGAAATAAACAACAATCACTTGAACCAAGCAGTCAGTGAAGAGCGGGAGGCCATCGTTGAGCTCCGAGTGCAGCTCCGGTTGCTCCAGATGCAGGGAGCCAAGTCTGAGCAACAGCTCCAGGAGGAGGAGCCCGAGAGGCAAGGGGACACAGGCCCACTGCCCTGTGAGGGTGTCCCTGAGGTGATAGCAGCCAAGGAGCAGGTGAAGCCCTCGCCCAGCAAAGACCCGAAGGAGA GATCTGAACTGCCCCGGCCCTGTGCATCATACTGTAAGCCAGAGTCCACTGCCTGTCCTGCCCGGCAGCGTTCTGTAAAGGCTCTCAGAGACGCTCACTCTTGCACACGTCTGACTCCGTGTCAGGCTCAGGTCCTGGGAGGGTGA